GAGCAAACTATTCAGTGAAAAGAGTTTACTACTCTTTAGAAAAAGATATCTCTGTACTACACAATATGTCTATTTTTATGCTAGTTTTTTCTCCTCGCAGTTCTCACAGTGTGACTTGTTGCCTTGATCATATGGCATTACTGGCAATCCTTAAGACAGATAATCTTTGAGATATAGATCTTggcaataaacattaaaaattgagGCTCTTGTTTGTACTCCATGTCTTGGATTATGCCCAGCATTCAACATATTCTGTTTCATATTTGATCCCAGTGCGTATGTATGACTTCTGTGCATCTTTTTGAAATGTTGTTGCTGTAGTTCTGAGCTCTATGCCTTCCTCAGACAATTCGCCTTTATCCTACTATGGTTATTAACTACTTTACTTTGTTACGctgcatagaaaaaaaaaagaaagtgacaaCAAACTTTTTATTGGGAACATTTAATTGGATGTTCTGGTCCATGCTGGCATGACTGCACCGCATCACTGATGCAGATTTGTCAGCTGAACATTCAAGCTACAAATATTTTGTTCTTCTGGATAAATTCTTAGATTCAGATATGGTGGATGGGGAGGCCACTGAAGTCATGTTCATGGAACCAGtttcagaaatgttttgaaagtgctttgtgacatggtgtATCATCATATTGTAGCTATAAAAGGATAAACTGTAACATGCTTTTTTAGTAAGGGGTTCAAACTGTGCCAAGAATGTATTCCCTACACTATTACAAAACCTCCATCAGTCTGAACTGCTGACACAATGCAGGTTGGGTCCATGAATTCATTTTGTTGGCATCATAATTTGAACCTACAACTACATGTCAGCAGAAATTGAGATTCATCAactgtcactttcacttcttcCCACTGTTGCCTCAGATTCCTGGCTGACAGAAATGGGAACAAGTTTGGTTTTCTGCTCAATATGTAGTGTGTTCttagatgcttttctgctcaccacggttgtaGAGTCCTCTCTCATTCATACAGAATTGTCCTCTCTCATTCATCAAGAATTGCAGAATTAGTTTTTGTCCATGTGAAAAACTGTACaggttgttgtgtgtgaaaatctcaacaatTCTGGCACTATGCCACAATCAAAGTCACTGAACATTACCTGAAACTCGACCTGTATCTGAATCACAGATGTGGTATGTCAGTGGTTAACATGTTGGACTATgcattggaaggttgtgagttcccATTACCACCATCCCCTACTGCTGGGTCCTTAAGCAATGAcctcgattgctcagttgtatgaataacataaatgtaaatcgCTCTGGATTTCGCTTAATATTGTGTCTGCCAGATGTTGTAAATGTCTTGAGCTGATGCCATGTGATTGCATGAATGATCAGGTGTTCCAAATAAAATGGCCAATGAAAAATTCATTTACACAGAagaaacatacatacaaatctgtTTGATGGGTTATTagattgtactgtatataattctCAAGAAATGTTTCCACTTATGTGACAGACTTCAAAAATTCTGCCGTAAATAAATCGATTCTGGTCAAATTCAATTCTGGTCGATTGTCAAGGATATTGGAATTTGTTTTTGAACTTTCTGAAACCTTTCAGGTTTGGGGAACCTTTCAGGATGGAGGACCACATAATCTGTAGGCTGCTGGCTTTACAGTCAGTGTTCCTGTTCTAGTTTAACACTATTATCactaaaagcaaaaaatgaatattttaataaagcaatataaaaaatatatatatattcttggTCACCTTGACTTAATACTACTGTTACTGATCACTGTTACGAAAAtcaatttctgtgtttttttttttttttggtaggaattgtttttatttgtttgtttgtttgtttgtttgtttaataaaatataagagACAGTAATATAGATAGTTTCAGAAATGTAActatctttttaaatttttaaaacacagtatattttaatatcctcattaattaaagaattaCAATATACCTTATATAAGATAATTTAAGTTAGGTCATCTGCGATGCTTCTATTGGTTTGTTAAAGCGGGCTTATAACCAGTAACATGATACATCTCTCTGAAGCATTTGAACACAGATTTCTGCATCAGATTTCAAGAAACTAAGGTGACAACATGGTCATTTATCACTGAAAAGATAAATGTTAAAGGGATATATTTCTTTCTACTAAACTTCTCAGCTCAGGCTTTACACAATAATTAGGTTTTTGTTTACTGCTTCCTGTTCAGTGTGTacttgttcattaaaaaaactgaaaaaacaatacaataatataacagTTTTGTTACAGTTTTTAAGTCACAAATACTTGTATCCCATATGCATACTACTATGAGAGAGAAGATaagttatgctgatgatacacaacttatcttctctttcccaccctcagatgccacagcttctgaccggatctcagcatgtctggcagaaatttcatcatggatgactgctcatcagttaaagctcaatcctagcaaaactgaactgctgttcataccaggtgattcatccccaggtcatgatcttcctttatccttgcacaacgatctgatctccccttcagccacagctcgcaaccttggggtaaccatggacaatcaactttccttttcctctcatgttgctaatgtgactcgctcatgtcggtttcttctctacaacattagaaagattcggccatttttgtccacacagactgctcaggtacttgttcagtctcttgttatttctagactggattactgcaacgcattgctggcaggtctacctatgaacgcaatcagtcctctgcaaatgatctagaatgcagctgcccggcttgttatCAACATGCCAAAGTtttcgcataccaccccgctgctgcgatccctccctGGCTTCCGGTAgttgcacgcatcagattcaaaacactgatgctggcatacaaagccaaaaatggaccagctcccccttacctcaaagccctcatcatttctggcactgcaccccgcaacctccaatcaaccagcactgcttgactggttccaccatctctcagggtaagaggcaagtatactacaagactcttctctgttctggcatcaaggtggtggaatgaacttcccctagaggtccagacagctgagtcactggctattttcaagtggtggttgaagacctacttattcaggaaacagtTCAACTAGGACTTTGTTCCTTAtcttttgaatttaaaaaaaacaaaaacaaaaaacatttaacactttttcattgtaactttgaacaaatgttttaaactcatggtatcttaagtatgtgtAGCACCCATAGCGTTAACGGCTAATATGGGGTGGCTAACCTGagctcttttaaataaatatctaacaaTATTAAGCCTAATCAATTCGTCTCATCTTTACCTTGAGTGTGGGttctatttataattaaatatatcaaCAGGTACCGAGGAAAATGAAACACACtaaatacagacacaacacaatttaaacaaaatgaacagtTTACTAAACGTGTGGTCAGATAAAATATTGTGCAGATTGTGTTCAAAAAATCAAGGtcaagtttaaatgaaaaatatcaatAACATCAAATTATTACTCAAATttgtcacaaaataaataataaaagccggcaaaagtaaatgaaaactgCACTCAGTCTACCAGTTGCAGGCCTGTACGTAGCTGGGGTTCGtagaaaccaaaacaaaatggcTACTTTACCACGAGGGCAACAAACGGAAAATAGTACCTTGATGAAGATGGTTTGTATTCCTTACACgcagcagaaagaaaaagggcGCTGAAGAACACAGACAGAGCTTGGATGCTTCACGGGATACTCCTTCACCACACGAAGTCCTTGCTAGTTGAGCTAGCTATCCGCCAGTCCGTTAGCCAAGTTCATGCACATGGCGCAGTAATCCACCACTTAAATATCCGTTCGTCAGAGGCGAGATCGACGTCTTTCCGATGTCTTTACCACTCCAAACAGAAACTATCGCGTCTAAGGGTTCGGGTTGAACACCTAATTAGCTTCGTTACACTAATTAAAGAACAGGTCGTACTTTTTAGTGCAGCAGCTCCATTGTCTTACTCtccctccttttttctctccatgCACGCGTGCACCCAGCATACACCCATCATcatgtgacacaaaataaaacttaaacaaaatacaagttctttttaaataatttttaccaGCATATGTATATtacttaaacaaaaaaaaacacaattaacaaataattaattatttttaattacggTTATCTTATTCAGGTATCACGTGACTCATTACTGGCTAATGAATTTTAATTTACACAACATTCAATTGGACAACTATTTACATAGAACATAATTGTTTTttgcataaatgcataaatctaaaacaaacaccCATAACTTTATCTGGGTTACACCCTCCCCTTTCTAAATGTCTGTATGTCCTCATAAGACACTAGCAAAATTAACTAAGGATCTTTAGGGGCACAATAACTATTTAGGTACTTATTGTTTCCTTACTCTGATCCAATCTTCATAACAATACCCCTGTGCACAATAGTTAGAGGCTGATCTTTGGATCTACCTAACTCATCATACGTGAGTCTAATGGTTGGCTTCACAGATCTCTTTTGTCTGGGCTCAGGCCTGGACACAAtaatgtctttacggacatcagTCTATTCTTTTTCTGGTTCAGACTCTGATTCAAGACCAGATGTCTCTTCTGAAGTTAGACTTTCTTTGCACTCCTCATCTCTGTTCTCATCAGACTCAGAGTCCAAGTCTCTCTCAGGGTATTCATCACCTATGCAATCTCCTTCTGGAGTAAGGTGGGagtccacatcatcatcatcatcacttgtAGGTCTAGAAACACTGGGAACGGTAGGTGCAAACTCTCTCTGTGAAGTTATACAATACTCCAACTCAGAAGATGAATCGGAAGACTCTGATGGACTGTGGAGTCTCTGAGCTTACATCTCTCTTATTTTGTGTAACTGCTCTGGTTCGAGGTCGGACTGGCAGATTTTTACCAGGATCAGCAGGGGGCATTCTCACTAGCTGTCCAATGGGAAGAAGATGATCTCTGTGTATTGTCCTTGTCCCAGGACTACCATCCTCCCGCTTGACCTTAAACACAGGCAGATTAAGCAGTTTTCCTGTAACTACATAGGGCTCATGTTTCCACTTGCTTTCTAGCTTGTGTTTCCCTTTCAGACCCAAGTTCCTAAGAAAAACTCTAATGCTCGAAAAGTGACTCGATCATACAATCGTTTGTTTCTCTGGTGCCTTCTATCTGCAGCATCAGAGGCTAACTTGTAGGCTAGCTTCAAATTCTCTTTTAGCTTTGCAACATACCGAGAATGAGAAGTGGTCTCTATACCATCAGGGGACGTTCCAAAACATAAGTCAACTGGAAGTCTTGCCTCACGCCCAAACATCAAGTAATAAGGCGAATAACCAGTGGCATCACACTTTGTACTGTTGTATGCATGAACCAAGTAACTCACTTGTTGACTCCAGGTGCGTTTCTTCTCATGGCCCAAAGTACCAAGCATTGACAATAAGGTACGATTGAACCTTTCGGGCTGCGGGTCTCCTTGTGGATGATATGGGGTTGTCCGAGACTTACGAATCCCCATCAATTGCAGGAGTTCCCGAATCAATCGACTCTCGAAGTCTCTACCTTGATCTGAATGTATCCTGGTAGGGAGTCCATAATGTACAAAGTACCCTTCCACAAGGATCTTTGCCACGACTTGGGCCTTTTGGCTTTTAGTTGGGAAAGCCTGAGCGTACCGTGTAAAATGGTCTGTGACTACAAGTACGTTACTAAACCCTTTGGAGTCTGGCTCCATGGAAAGAAAATCCATGCACACTAGGTCCATAGGCCCATGGCTTATAATCTGGTGTAATGGAGCAGCTTTCTGTGGAGGAGTCTTATAAGAAATGCACTTTCCACAATTTTTTATGTACTCCTCAACATCTACAGCCATTTTTGGCCAGAAGAACCTACTCCTGATTAGTTCAATGGTCCTTTCCTGCCCAAAGTGTCCTAAATCATCATGCATCGCCCGCATAACCATTTCTCTGAACTTTCTTGGCAAGAGAAGTTGACAGACCTCATCTCCTGATGATCGTTTACTGAAACGGTACAACAAGCCATCTTTCGTTGACAACTTTCCAGTTTCTCTCTTCAGACGCAAGAGCTCTGGGTTGGTGTTCTTGTCATCTGGCCAATTCCCATGATTTACGGCCTGAATGGCTGGTCGAATAGCATCATCCTCTTCCTGAGCTCTCCTGAGATTCTGTCTAGACAGAAGTTCAAGGGACTTTAACTCCAGGTGTGTCGGGAAAGCATACAGGTTTGGGACACAATGGGGAGATGCCCCCAACTGAGTAACAGACAGGTGAACTGGTAGGAACGGCTGGCTGAGACCCAGGCTGGCAGAGTGTCTTTACACCAGACTGAGGTATTGTCACCCATTCATCTGCTCCATTCACATCATCTGGCATGTTTCTAGATAATAAGTCGGCATCTATATTGTGCCGGCCTGGTCGATACTAGATGTCAAACTAGCTAGCCAGCGATGGCCTACAGCACTGAGCTTTGCTGTGGACAGCCTGTATGTAAGGGGATTGTTATCGGTACGCACTGTAAATCTTGCTCCATACAAGTACTCATGAAACTTGTCCATTACTGCCCACTTGAGGGACAAGAATTCTAACTGATGTACAGGGTAATTTCTTTCAGATGTGCTCAGCTTTCGGCTAGCGAACGCAACAGGTCGTAAGCCCTCAGCAGACTCTTGATATAATACGGAACCCAGTCCTTTTAAGCTGGCGTCAACATGCAGGATGTAGGGCTGTTGAGGGTTTGCAAAGGCCAGTACTGGTGCATGTGTCAAACAGTGAATAATCTGGTGAAATGCATCTGTACAAGATTGATTCCATCTTGCTCCAAACGGTTCGGACTCTCTCAAGTAAACTCTTGTCACATCCAAGGCTTTTTTCTTACTCTTCTGAGTGGGAGCATAGCCCTTGGTGAGCTCAGTAAGGGGTCTAACAATTGCAGAATAATTCGCAATAAATCTGCAATAATAGCCACAAAATCCAAGAAAAGACTGCAGTGTCTTTAGGTTCGTTGGCATAGGCCACTGGGTAACAGCATAAATCTTTTCTGGGTCAGGGGCAACCCCTTCTGCAGACACAATGTGCCCAAGATATTTTACCTTGGACAAGCAGATCTGACACTTATCTACAGAAAGTTTCAGCCCAACCTCTCCAAGACGGTCAAGGACCTTGAGCAACCTCTCTTCGTGCTCTTCCAGTGTCTTTCCAAAGACAATTAAGTCATCAAGATATACCAAGACTTGTAAAAGGTTCATGTCCCCAACTGCCTTCTCCATTAACCTTTGGAAGGTAGCCGGAGCCCCTGTAATGCCCTGTGGCATACGTTCAAATTGATAAAATCCTAATGGGCATATGAATGCGgttttctctttgtcttcttcAGACATTGCTATCTGGTAGTAGCCACTACGCAGATCAAGTACGAAGAACCATTGACTCCCTGACAGTGCATTCAGTGCATCCTCAATGCATGGTGTAGTATACTGGTCAGGTATGGTTCGGCTATTTAGCAGTCTGTAATCTATGCACATCCTGACAGTCCCATTCTTTTTTCTAACCACTACAATTGGAGATGCATAGGGGCTTCTAGATTCAGCGATGATCCCTGCCTGCAACAGTTCCTGTAGATGCTTTCGCACATCTTCAATGTCAGCAGGAGCCAGTCGACGAGATCTCTGACGAAAGGGACGAGTATCTGAAAGTCGAATTTTATGCTCCACTCCTTTAGCTAATCCCACATCCCACTCATGCATAGAGAAGACATGAGACTTCTGGGCCAGTTTTCTACGCAGTCTATTCTTCCATTGTTCTGAGATTGGAGAGTCGCCGAAGTTCATCAAATTTATATCACACTCAGATGAAACTGTCTCTCGAGGAGGAATAGTAGTGACTGCATCAGCATGATAAATACATCCTATCACTGCTCCGACAGGTATAGCAGTCTCTTTCAAGCATTCATTCTTGACCAGTACTCTGAAACTATTGATATCCACTGCTCCACTGGGCACAACCATAGGGTGAAGAAACACACTTGCAGGAAGATCAGCTTTTGGGGAGGAGTCAATCATCAGGATCTCATGCTCCACATGATTCTTTAACTCAACCTTGCACATTGCATGTGTAGAATCTCCTGGCTGTAAAATCAATGGGCCTGCACCTTGCCATCTGACCTGCCCAATCTCTTCATCTCCTTGGACAGGAGCATCAATCTTATTGTGTGCAGGTTCATCTTCCAGTACATTAACAGAAATGCCAAGGGTTTGGGCCACATCAATACCATTCTCCCTACATTGTTTCACTAGCCGTCTGACGTGACTAGCATTTGTACCCACAATCACTGGTGTTTGGTCTTCAGCTCTAGAACTGGGACATATGAGAGCAAGAAGTGTTACCTGGCTAGTCCCAAACACCTCCGCTGGATATTCCAAGTCTACCACTACATAGCCACGGTAAGGGTAGCTTGTACTAGATTCACTCAAACCCCAAAGTGACAAACCAGAAACAGGCTGTATCGGTGTCTCGGACAAGTATTTTTCATACCAATGCTCAAAAATGATGGTCACCTGTGAGCCACTGTCCAGCAATGCAGTGCAGGGCTTTCCATTTATTCTCAATGGCACTACGCTAGGTGGGCCAACCAGTCCATCAGGAACTCCTGTACCCACTGGATTTTCAATAGTATTGTTCTTCACAGTCAGAACTGTTTTCACTAGGTGTAGTTAGAGGAGATTTCTCTACCTGGTCTGATCTAACTTGAGCTGGCTTTGACACCACAGCAGCAACTAACGACTTGAGCTCTTTTATCTCAGATTTCAAGTGTTGAAGTTAAGTCTGTTTTACCTCCATCTCCTGTATGATGCAGGCACCTTGCACAACCGGACTAATCTTTCTCCTTGAGGCTTCATACTCTTCCTCTTCACGTATCTCTCTCAATAATTCGAGAAATGTGGGTGGCTTTGCTTTCCTTTCTCTTAACCGGAGATTGACCAACATCAGATCAGAAGCTATAGCGCCTCTCAATAACTGTTCTAATCTTGCTTTATCAGCACAATCAGAAGGAAGACCACCTTTCTGGATCACCTTATTTAGTGAATGTTCAAGCCGTCTAAGGAAATCAGAGAGCTTTTCACCAGCTTGCTGCTGCAACGAACGAAATGCAAAGTACAAGTCATCTCCTGACTCTGCTGTACCAAAAGCATGCTCAAGAGCCTCTAAACAATCCTCAGGACTCACATCTGGATTACTAGCTCGCACAGCTTTAACAAGTTCTAGTGCTGGGCCTCTAAGACATTCCATCAGTCTCCGTTTTTTCTCTTTGAAAGAGCAGTCAGATTCCTCCACCATGACACGTGCCTGCTCCAGCCAGTGGTCAAACTGTTCTTCCCCTGCTGGAGTGGGCAATATCCCAGAGAAAAATCGTAGGCGGCGATAGCTGACATGTTCACTTGATGGCTTAGAGGTCTTATCTAAAAAATCTGACACAGCTCGCAGTATCGCCTCTGTTGGGTTAGAGGCAGGCTCTTGTCCTGGAAAGAACGTGCGAAGATCCTCCAAGGTTTTACCTTCAGCCTGCAGTAGTCCTGCTAACTTCTGATTAAACCCTGGCACATCTGTTTGTGGGCATTCATCGGCTCTGATGATAGGCCATGGTTCACCACCCGTGTCAGGAAAGATTTCAGAAGGAACACTCTCTCCTCTTACTATTTCTTTACATTCACACAAGACCATATAATTATTGTGCTGCAGGCTAAACGTTCGGCCTCTGACACGAACACGGCCCCAACTCTTCACCTTCTGAAGAGCATCTTCAATATTACTTACACTCACGTCATCATGGATGATAACCATAAGTGCACGAGTTTCATCTAAAGCTTCACCCTGGCACCATCCTTTAAGCTCTAATGCTAGCTCTGCTCGGCTTGCCATGTTGTACTTTATTACTACTTGaaactttaattattaaaaacccACTCAATAATCCCAGCGGTGCCTCCAATTTATGTAGCGCCCCTAGCGTTACCGGCTAATATGGGGTGGCTAACCTGagctcttttaaataaatatctaacaaTATTAAGCCTAATCAATTCGTCTCATCTTTACCTTGAGTGTGGGttctatttataattaaatatatcaaCAGGTACCGAGGAAAATGAAACACACtaaatacagacacaacacaatttaaacaaaatgaacagtTTACTAAACGTGTGGTCAGATAAAATATTGTGCagattgtgttaaaaaaaaatcaaggtcaagtttaaatgaaaaatatcaatAACATCAAATTATTACTCAAACttgtcacaaaataaataataaaagccggcaaaagtaaatgaaaactgCACTCAGTCTACCAGTTGCAGGCCTGTACGTAGCTGGGGTTCGtagaaaccaaaacaaaatggcTACTTCACCACGAGGGCAACAAACGGAAAATAGTACCTTGATGAAGATGGCTTGTATTCCTTACACgcagcagaaagaaaaagggcGCTGAAGAACACAGACAGAGCTTGGATGCTTCACGGGATACTCCTTCACCACACGAAGTCCTTGCTAGTTGAGCTAGCTATCCGCCAGTCCGTTAACCAAGTTCATGCACATGGCGCAGTAATCCACCACTTAAATATCCGTTCGTCAGAGGCGAGATCGACGTCTTTCCGATGTCTTTACCACTCCAAACAGAAACTATCGCGTCTAAGGGTTCGGGTTGAACACCTAATTAGCTTCGTTACACTAATTAAAGAACAGGTCGTACTTTTTAGTGCAGCAGCTCCATTGTCTTACTCTCCctccctttttctctccatGCACACGTGCACCCAGCATACACCCATCATCATGTGacacaaaattaataaaacttaaacaaaatacaagttctttttaaataatttttaccagcatatgtatattatttaaacaaaaaaaacacaattaacaaataattaattatttttaattacggTTATCTTATTCAGGTATCACATGACTCATTACTGGCCAATGAATTTTAATTTACACAACATTCAGTTGGACAACTATTTACATGGAACataaacaattgtttttttgcataaatgcataaatctaaaacaaacaccCATAACTTTatctgggttacatatgtaacctagtgaaccagcattaatgtattgaatgttagagatttaagcacttatgtacatcgctctggataagggcgtctgccaaatgctgtaaatgtaaatgtactaaaATAAATCGTATGCCACTAACCCTATGTTGTCATTAATATTAAGGCTACTTAGGGTATATTGTGTGGTTTAGGACACagcattctattctattaaataaatgcacatgAAACAGCTTAACCCACATTATGAATGTTCTTCAAGTACCTTGAAATAAAATTCTTCAATCACATATTAAACAGAGAATAGATATTGCTTAGAAATATGAACCAATGCACCAgcacaataaaacagaataatgaAAGCATGAAAGCGGTGTAATCTAAATTTTGTCACACGAATGCTAGAGTTTACTGTACGATGCCATgacacagaaaaaataaatacataaaaagaatgaaatattGTCATGACATGTTTGCTCACTTGCCAATGTTTGGTGCATAAGATCTATATACTAAATAATGTAGGTGAGATtaataattcaaattcaaatgtatttgtatagcgcttttaacaattgccattgtctcaaagaagctttacagaacataaacataaaacagaaggttaatataaagattaatataatacaaaaattcaagattaatattagatatatttaaatgtgtttgtatttttctccAAAGAGCAAGTCTAAGGCGACACAGTTgactgtggcgaggaaaaactcccttggatgttAAAGATTATGAGATTATGATGACTGtactgtgtttttctcttttctttctatatTTTGCACAACCATGAGGTAGTGTTCACTGCTCCTTTTAGATAGGAACTGCTTATAAGCTCTAAACTGAGGCCAATTGGAGCAGAAGTCATGCTACCCCATGCACAGGGTAGGAACAGGGGACAACCTCAGGCTAATAACAGGGTTCTCAAAAACTAAAATCCTTGGCCACAAACAAAGGCAACTTTTTAGTGTGGAAAGTATGGCTATGATGTACCGAACCATTTACAGTAGGAAGATGCATTGCAAA
The Tachysurus fulvidraco isolate hzauxx_2018 chromosome 7, HZAU_PFXX_2.0, whole genome shotgun sequence DNA segment above includes these coding regions:
- the LOC113634652 gene encoding paraneoplastic antigen Ma2-like; translated protein: MASRAELALELKGWCQGEALDETRALMVIIHDDVSVSNIEDALQKVKSWGRVRVRGRTFSLQHNNYMVLCECKEIVRGESVPSEIFPDTGGEPWPIIRADECPQTDVPGFNQKLAGLLQAEGKTLEDLRTFFPGQEPASNPTEAILRAVSDFLDKTSKPSSEHVSYRRLRFFSGILPTPAGEEQFDHWLEQARVMVEESDCSFKEKKRRLMECLRGPALELVKAVRASNPDVSPEDCLEALEHAFGTAESGDDLYFAFRSLQQQAGEKLSDFLRRLEHSLNKVIQKGGLPSDCADKARLEQLLRGAIASDLMLVNLRLRERKAKPPTFLELLREIREEEEYEASRRKISPVVQGACIIQEMEVKQT